A genomic region of Kribbella sp. NBC_00382 contains the following coding sequences:
- a CDS encoding quinone-dependent dihydroorotate dehydrogenase, with protein sequence MYRKLIRPALYRLGKGDAEVAHEQTLHGLRRLSRIPGAVSALNRSYGALPAGLERTVFGVRFPSPVGLAAGMDKNGVALPAWRSLGFGFVEVGTVTAQPQPGNEKPRLFRLVESEAVINRMGFNNEGSEPLARRLAAYGDLGYPLGISIGKSKVTPLEDAVGDYVTSLQRLYRYGDYFAVNVSSPNTPGLRSLQDSGHLRELLTALHTEAKVLSTGGRDPKPILVKIAPDLTEQAIDELLGVCTDVGVAGIIATNTTIGRTGLAPADEWQAEQAGGLSGRPLTEISAKTVAHINAETGGALPIIGVGGILEPDDAVRLFDAGASLVQLYTGLIYRGPSLVRRTNRKLASR encoded by the coding sequence GTGTACAGAAAACTGATTCGGCCAGCCCTCTACCGATTGGGTAAGGGCGACGCCGAGGTGGCGCATGAGCAGACGCTTCACGGGTTGCGGCGACTCAGCCGCATCCCGGGGGCGGTGTCGGCACTGAACCGTTCGTACGGTGCTTTGCCGGCCGGGCTTGAGCGGACCGTCTTCGGCGTGCGCTTCCCGAGCCCGGTAGGGCTGGCGGCGGGTATGGACAAGAACGGCGTCGCGCTTCCCGCGTGGCGATCGCTTGGGTTCGGGTTCGTCGAGGTCGGTACGGTGACCGCGCAGCCGCAGCCGGGCAACGAGAAGCCCCGGTTGTTCCGGCTGGTCGAGAGCGAAGCGGTCATCAACCGGATGGGCTTCAACAACGAGGGCTCCGAGCCGCTGGCCCGTCGGCTGGCGGCGTACGGGGATCTCGGGTACCCGCTGGGCATCAGCATCGGGAAGTCCAAGGTGACGCCGCTGGAGGACGCGGTGGGGGACTACGTGACCTCACTGCAGCGCCTCTACCGGTACGGCGACTACTTCGCCGTCAACGTGAGCTCGCCCAACACTCCGGGATTGCGCTCTCTGCAGGACTCGGGCCATCTGCGCGAGCTGCTGACCGCCCTGCACACGGAAGCGAAAGTCTTGAGCACCGGCGGGCGCGACCCGAAGCCGATCCTGGTGAAGATCGCCCCCGACCTGACCGAGCAGGCGATCGACGAACTGCTCGGCGTCTGCACCGACGTCGGCGTGGCCGGCATCATCGCCACCAACACAACGATCGGCCGCACCGGTCTGGCCCCGGCCGACGAATGGCAGGCCGAGCAGGCCGGCGGCTTGTCGGGCCGGCCGCTGACGGAGATCTCCGCCAAGACCGTTGCCCACATCAACGCCGAGACCGGGGGAGCGCTCCCCATCATCGGCGTCGGAGGCATCCTCGAGCCGGACGACGCCGTGCGGTTGTTCGACGCCGGAGCCAGCCTCGTCCAGCTCTACACCGGCCTGATCTACCGCGGGCCTTCCCTGGTACGGCGTACAAACCGAAAGCTGGCCTCCCGATGA
- the pyrF gene encoding orotidine-5'-phosphate decarboxylase has protein sequence MQNKPFGTRLRATMDQRGPLCVGIDPHSHLLEQWGLPDTAEGLASFTYGVVDALADRVAVFKPQSAFFERFGSAGIYVLEQATIKLREAGALVIIDAKRGDIGSTMAGYASAYLAEKGPLACDALTVSPYLGFGSLQPAIDEAREAGAGLFVLALTSNPEGPQFQSARTAAGPTVAGAVLDGLRELNADAGDLGSFGAVVGATIKSTGEDLDIRGPLLAPGLGAQGGTAEGLKDVFGSAVRNVVPSSSREILGAGPDAASLRDAADRANDAFRTVLGY, from the coding sequence ATGCAGAACAAACCGTTCGGGACCCGCTTGCGGGCGACCATGGACCAGCGCGGTCCGCTGTGCGTCGGCATCGATCCGCACTCGCATCTGCTCGAGCAGTGGGGCCTGCCCGACACCGCCGAGGGCCTGGCCTCGTTCACCTACGGCGTCGTGGACGCACTCGCCGACCGAGTAGCCGTCTTCAAGCCGCAGTCGGCGTTCTTCGAGCGCTTCGGATCGGCCGGCATCTACGTCCTCGAGCAGGCGACCATCAAGCTCCGCGAGGCCGGCGCGCTGGTGATCATCGACGCCAAGCGCGGCGACATCGGCTCGACGATGGCCGGCTACGCGTCGGCGTACCTGGCAGAGAAGGGGCCGCTGGCCTGCGATGCGCTGACCGTCAGCCCGTACCTCGGCTTCGGCTCGCTGCAGCCCGCGATCGACGAGGCCCGCGAGGCCGGCGCAGGGCTGTTCGTGCTGGCGTTGACGTCGAACCCGGAAGGTCCGCAGTTCCAGTCCGCGCGCACCGCGGCCGGACCGACCGTCGCCGGTGCCGTGCTCGACGGGCTGCGTGAGCTCAACGCCGATGCCGGCGACCTGGGCTCGTTCGGTGCCGTGGTCGGCGCGACGATCAAGTCGACGGGGGAGGACCTCGACATCCGCGGCCCGCTGCTCGCCCCGGGACTCGGCGCGCAGGGTGGCACGGCCGAGGGGCTGAAAGATGTCTTCGGATCGGCGGTGCGCAACGTCGTACCGTCGAGCTCTCGTGAGATCCTCGGGGCCGGCCCGGACGCCGCTTCGCTGCGGGATGCCGCCGATCGCGCCAACGACGCGTTCCGGACCGTACTGGGTTACTGA